The following is a genomic window from Prosthecobacter debontii.
ATCTTGAGCAAGATGGCCTCCATCCAGGGACGTTTGCGGCGTGGCAGGGAGAGCTTGAGCACTCGTTTGCGGGCGTGCTCACTGACCCAGCCGCCTATTGCAAAGCATTGGGATCGCAGCGTTGCCAAAGTGGACTGGTGGTGGCTGTTGAGCCCAAAATGACGGAACAGACTGATCAGGTTGTAAGCTACCATGATGAACCGGAACGACGCCTCCGTCGCCCAGAAGTCCTT
Proteins encoded in this region:
- a CDS encoding transposase; its protein translation is TNLDLPLDQIWNIYNSRADCENRIRELKQDFGLEAFCLKDFWATEASFRFIMVAYNLISLFRHFGLNSHHQSTLATLRSQCFAIGGWVSEHARKRVLKLSLPRRKRPWMEAILLKIESLAAPFAYSTA